The Oncorhynchus tshawytscha isolate Ot180627B linkage group LG16, Otsh_v2.0, whole genome shotgun sequence nucleotide sequence TCTGCCTCTGTgcgtttctctctcctcttctcctactCCCTCTTTGTATTCACCCTCTCACCTGTTCCACGTCATCCACCTCAGGGATGTAGAACTGCAGCATGTTCTGGATGCCATTCTTCAGGGTGACAGTAGAGCTGGGGCAGCCGGTGCATGAGCCAACCAGCTTCAGCTTCACCGTGCCGTTCTCAAAGCCCTTGAAGATGACATCACCGCCATCCTCCATCACCGTGGGCCTGTGTGTGACAGGAGGGCTTATCAGGTTAGTTTGTCATTCAACAACATAACAGGTATTATTAGAATTGTTATTAAAAACTAGGAGGGACAGAAGAatggagaggaagatgaggagttTAAGAGGGGAGGGGATAGGAGAAATCCTTGACAATAGCATTATTATAGTCTATATTTCATATCAACATCACTTCTATAATTTGTTTGTGGAACAACTTCAGTGCCCAAACAATCTGCCAGATTGCATTTAGCTTGAAGAGCTTCTGAGCAAAAACATCTTTATCAAGACTGTGGACAAAAACTTCCTAGGATGCCTCTAGGGCTCAGATTTCACAAATGGGTCATATTGTACTAGATCTCCAGTCCTTCaggacacatttttgttgtagccctggacaagcacactggattcaacttgtcaactaatcatcaggccctGAACTGGCGGGTTTGATTTTACTGAGCCGCAGAGTACCGGTCTATGGCCCATGGCGTGAGGaaaagaggtgagggaggggcACCCTGCTCAAATGGAACAGTAATCTGCACCACTcggtcatgttgtcaacaaggcagcacgGTGCATTGTCCAGAAACATACATCTCtttaatatgtatatatgttTGAATTTtctagttttcattgggaagacagtgtttttatcaaaagcaatcacttttgcattACTCAACATGCTTAATTActcacagtgcattcggaaagtattcagaccccttgacttttccacattttgttatgttacagccttattctaaaatgaataaaATTTATTTGTAAGactaacgtaacaacatgtggaaaacgtcaaggggtctgaatactttccgaatgcactgtaactttTGTTTTGAGTCGACTTTGCCGAGGGCTTTAAACGCTGCACCTGGCTCACGCTGGGAGGCAGCCCAGGTTCCAAAATAAATGCAATCAACTTTCACCCGGTGCAAAGCACGCCTACCCGGTCGTTGGTGTCAGGGGCTACAACAAACATGtctgctgttgggggtactggaggaccggagtttGAAAACACTGTACTAGATTAACAAAATATTGTCAGTAAAACACATTCACCATACTGAGAGAATGTGTGGATTATACCTGatccatgtacagtggggcaaaaaagtatttagtcagccaccaattgtgcaagttctcccacttaaaaagatgaggcctgtaattttcatcataggtacacttcaactatgacagacaaaatgagaagaaaaaaaatccagaaaatcacattgtaggattttttattaatttatttgcaaaatatggtggaaaataagtatttggtcaataacaaatgtttctcaatactttgttatataccctttgttggcaatgacagaggtcaaacgttttctgtaagtcttcaaaaggttttcacacactgttgctggtattttggcccattcttccatgcagatctcctctagagcagtgatgttttggggctgttgctgggcaacacggacattcaactccctccaaagattttctatggggttgagatctggagactggctaggccactccaggaccttgaaatgcttcttacgaagccactccttcgttgcccgggcggtgtgtttgggatcattgtcatgctgaaagacctagccacgtttcatcttcaatgcccttgctgatggaaggaggttttcactcaaaatctcacgatacatggccccattcattttttcctttacacggatcagtcgtcctggtccctttgcagaaaaacagccccaaagcatgatgattcacagtaggtatggtgttctttggatgcaactcagcattctttgtcctccaaacacgacgagttgagtttttaccaaaatgttatattttggtttcatctgaccatatgacattctcccaatcttcttctggatcatccaaatgctctctagcaaacttcagacgggcctggacatgtactggcttaagcagggggacacgtctggcactgcaggatttgagtccctggcggcgtagtgtgttactgatggtaggctttgttactttggtcccagctctctgcaggtcattcactaggtccccctatgtggttctgggatttttgctcagcgttcttgtgatcattttgaccccacggggtgagatcttgcgtggagccccagatcgagggagattatcagtggtcttgtatgtcttccatttcctaataattgctcccacagttgatttcttcaaaccaagctgcttacccattgcagattcagtcttcacagcctggtgcaggtctacaattttgtttttggtgtcctttgacagctatggccaagaccaaagagtggagtttggagtgtgactgtttgaggttgtggacaggtgtcttttatactgataacaagttcaaacaggtggcattaatgcttgttctaggtcccaagaaacaaagagatcttctgttgaatctgacaattaatcttaatggttgtacagtcgtctcaaataaaactgtgaaggacctcggcgttactctggaccctgatctctcttttgaagaacatatcaagaccatttcaaggacagcttttttccatttacgtaacattgcaaaaatcagaaactttctgtccaaaaatgatgcagaaaaattaatccatgcttttgtcacttctaggttagactactgcaatgctctactttccggctacccggataaagcactaaataaacttcagttggtgctaaatacggctgctagaatcctgactagaaccaaaacatttgatcatattactccagtgctagcctctctacactggcttcctgtcaaagcaagggctgatttcaaggttttactgctaacctacaaagcattacatgggcttgctcctacctatctctctgatttggtcctgccgtacatacctacacgtacgctacggtcacaagacgcaggcctcctaattgtccctagaatttctaagcaaacagctggaggcagggctttctcctatagagctccatttttatggaacggtctgtctacccatgtcagagacgcaaactcggtctcaacctttaagtccttactgaagacttatctcttcagtgggtcatatgattgagtgtagtctggcccaggagtgggaaggtgaacggaaaggctctggagcaacgaaccgcccttgctgtctctgcctggccggttcccctcttcccactgggattctctgcctctaaccctattacaggggctgagtcactggcttactgggtctctctcatgccgtccctggagggggtgcgtcacctgagtgggttgattcactgatgtggtcatcctgtctgggttggcgcccccccttgggttgtgccatggcggagatctttgtgggctatactcagccttgtctcaggatggtaagttggtggttgaagatatccctctagtggtgtgggggctgtgctttggcaaagtgagtggggttatatccttcctgtttggccctgtctgggggtgtcctcggatggggccacagtgtctcctgacccctcctgtctcagcctccagtatttatgctgcagtagttaatgtgtcagggggctagggtcagtttgttatatctggagtacctctcctgtcctattcggtgtcctgtgtgaatctaagtgtgcgttctctaattctctctttctctctctctctcagaggacctgagccctaggaccatgccccaggactacctgacatgatgactccttgctgtccccagtccacctggccgtgctgctgctccagtttcaactgttctgcctgattattattcgaccatgctggtcatttatgaacatttgaacatcttggccatgttctgttataatctccacccggcacagccagaagaggactggccaccccacatatgctctctctaattctctctttctttctctctctcggaggacctgagccctaggaccatgccccaggactacctgacatgatgactccttgctgtccccagtccaccagaccgtgctgctgctccagtttcaactgttctgccttattattatacgaccatgctggtcatttatgaacatttgaacatcttggccatgttctgttataatctccacccggcacagccagaagaggactggccaccccacatagcctggttcctctctaggtttcttcctaggttttggcctttctagggagtttttcctagccaccgtgcttctacacgtgcattgcttgctgtttggggttttaggctgggtttctgtacagcactttgagatatcagctgatgtacgaagggctatataaataaatttgatttgattaatacaggtaacgagtggaggacagaggagcctcttaaagaagaagttacaggtctgtgagagccagcaatattgcttgtttgtaggtgaccaaatacttattttccaccataatttgcaaataaattcattaaaaatcctacaatatgattttctgatttttttttctcattttgtctgtcatagttgaagtgtacctatgatacaattacaggcctctcatctttttaagtgggagaacttgcacaattggtggctgactaaatactttttgccccattgtatctACAGCAAAACATCATGAGTGACAGACTGATCATACTAATAGCATGTGGGGATTTTACCTGATCCGTGTATCTAGAAGCTCCTTTATCATTGAAACAATTTCATCATCATCTTCAgagtgacctaagacaggaacaGCATGTTGAAAAGTTCATAATTCCAAGAAAcaaacatgcaaaaaaaaaaatcagttggCGGGTAGAATGAAAACATTCTATCAACCCACGGGTTGGCTGAGCACAATTATATTGCGGTCGGAAACGTTTTAAATCAAGatactctctttttttttttactaatccATGAACttgttgtgttgaattgtgttgtGAATTTCATTAGGCTATGTGCACAGTGAGGCAGACATAGCAAAGGTTACCAGCCACGCAGCGAGACAGTGGAGCAGGTAACTCTCCCCATTAGTAGCCTATTTGTGTGGTGTTGAAACATAATTTGTCCATGTACAGAGTTTATATTCCCTTCTGCCACACGACAATACGTTGTCAAGTTTATTTTCCCTGACTCCTAGCTCATGTGAAAATGGCAAACCTAACAGTAGAAATAATAAGAACGTTTATGATGATGAAATACAGGTGCTACCCAAGTCAAATCCAGTTTGGAAGGATTTTGTAGTCATTGTGGACAAGGAGGACAACACGGTAGATGGACACAGTCCACAAAAGTGCAAGCAGGCATTTGTTTACAATAATTCTGTTCAATACATTCATTCAGGCATCCATTTAGACCAAACTCAGGCCATATCAAGTATAATCCAGTGCAGCTTTTAAAAGTTTGAGTAGCCAATAGCCTACCTAATAATAATAGACGTAGGCTATTTTTGCAGCCTATAGCCTATTCAATTCTGTTTTAATTGTTTAGGTTTTAATTAAACTATTGGATTATttaaacaatctacacacaataccccatatgacaaagcaaaaacaagttgctatgagactcaaaatggagctcaggtgcatcctgtttccattgatcatcattgagatgtttctacaacttgattggaggagtccacctgtggtaaatgtaattgattggacatgatttggaaaggcacacacctgtctatataaggtcccagttgacagtgcttgtcagagcaaaaaccaagctatgaggtcaaaggaattgtccgtagagctacaAGACAGCATtatgtcgaggaacagatctggagaagagtaccaaaaaatgtctgcagcactgattgttcccaagaacacagtggcctccatcattcttaaatggaagaagtttggaaccaccaagacccttcctagtgctggccgccaagccaaattgagcaatcgggagaagggccatggtcaggtaggtgaccaagaacccgatggtcactctgacagagttctagagttcccctggagatgggagaaccttccagaaggacaaccatctctgtagcactccaccaatcaggcctttatggtagtgtccagacagaagccactcctcagtaaaaggcacatgacagcctgcttggagtttgccaaaaggcatctaaaggactctcagaccatgagaaacaagattctctggtctaatgaaaccaagactgaactctttggcctgaatgcaaagtgtcacgcctggaggaaacctggaaccatccctacggtgaagcatggtggtggcagcatgcctctttttcagcggcagggactgggagactagtcaggattgaggcaaagtacagagaaatccttgatgaaaaccagctcaggacctcagactggggcaaaggttcaccttccaacaggacaacgaccctaagcacacagccaagacaacacaggagtggcttcaggacgaGTCTCTGaatggccaagccagagcccggacttgaacccgatcgaacatatcTGGACAGACCCAGAAattgctgtgcagcaacgctccccatccaacctgacagaatgagcggacctgcagagaagaataggagaaactcccaaaatacaggtatgccaagcttgtagcgtcatacccaagaagactcaataatgtaatcgctgccaaaggtgcttcaacaaagtactaagtaaagggtctgaatacttttgtaaatgtgacatttcctttttattttataaatttgcaaacatttctaaaaacctgtttttgctttgtcattattgggtattgtgtgtagattgatgagggggaaaaacaattaatatattttagagtaagtctaacgtaacaaaacgtggaaaaagtcaacgggtctgaatacttcccgaaggcactgtattattgTTTTTTGGTGGGTCACGGATCGGCTTTCGGAACAATTCTATGCTGGTGGCGGAGAAAAAAATCTGTCCTGATGTCAGATATTGGGTGAGACTTGGAATTGATGTGGCCGGAACGGGTGCGACTCCAAAAAGCTGACCAGTGTAGCACTCCACACTCAAACACTCATATGAAGAAGAGCTTTGTTCCTGTCATACTCACTGCTCTCATGGTGGGTAACCCCAGTGGTTATGGGGTCTCCACTGTCAAAGAACTTAGTGATAGCATCCATGGCATGGTGCTTGATGTCCGTCCACTCCACATCATCATCTGCCTGGGAAGGGCAACACAAAACATGCAAAGGCCTGGTAAATGAACATGGCTGGCCCCGATTCACCACCCCTCTCAAAATGTACCCATGCACACTTTCTTGCATGGATTTAGCAATAGTGAAAACTCCCTCCTGTCAATGCTTATACAGTACTAATCCTATGCTTTTAAATCCACAACAAGgagtgtgcaagtgcacactttgggagaagggtggagaattgGGACATGTATTGAATCATAAAGTTAAACTTTTATTTGTGACATGATACATTCAGTTATTATGGTCTTATAATGGCACACCATATCCCAGAGTAAGTGGATAGGGTTGGTAAAATGAAAGGGAAGGTAGATGAGGTTTATTTATTCTGTACCTTGGTCACTGTGATGAAGTCAGGACCATAGAACACACTTTTCACTCCTTCGATTCCAAACAGGTCCCTGTGCAACCAAGGAGCGGCAACCAAGAATGGTCCATGTCAAACATTTCATGATGTTAGTATGTACAGTAATATGTATGATCTATAATCCACATGGT carries:
- the zgc:110319 gene encoding NFU1 iron-sulfur cluster scaffold homolog, mitochondrial, whose translation is MAARIRWSLQRLIQSRNTSHFRFPIKTRNQFHTQCIGPNYRKVQLLPLTGPAQFVVRHLSIQTQDTPNPRSLKFIPGKPVLGVGTLDFPSPSSAECSSLARDLFGIEGVKSVFYGPDFITVTKADDDVEWTDIKHHAMDAITKFFDSGDPITTGVTHHESSHSEDDDEIVSMIKELLDTRIRPTVMEDGGDVIFKGFENGTVKLKLVGSCTGCPSSTVTLKNGIQNMLQFYIPEVDDVEQVEDEVDHVNAKVFTELERKLGDI